A window from Leifsonia shinshuensis encodes these proteins:
- a CDS encoding M20/M25/M40 family metallo-hydrolase has product MTDELRASGSGLDETAIIARDLIRFDTTNYGEGRSNGEADAAEYVEAKLVEMGLAPQVFESDPGRASVIARVEGADPSKPALVVHGHLDVVPADPRNWTVDPFGGEIRDGLLWGRGAVDMKNMDAMILTAVGDILAAGERPARDLVVAFFADEEDGGRRGSHYLVDTHPELFEGATEAISEVGGYSIDLAGRRAYLLQTGEKSLVWIKLIARGRAAHGSRLIRDNAITKLAEAVVALGREDWPVQLTATTTRLIDELGRLLEVDPERVGPDEVVLRTGTAAGFILATLRATTNPTLLEAGYKHNVIPDTAEALIDIRTLPGDEDAVLARVRELIGEDVEIEVMHRDIGLEAEFGGGLVDAITGTLQRHDPGAPVLPYLLSGGTDNKALSTLGITGYGFAPLRLPAELDFPGMFHGVDERVPLDALVFGRTVLRDLLRSY; this is encoded by the coding sequence ATGACCGACGAACTCCGCGCCTCCGGGTCCGGCCTCGACGAGACCGCGATCATCGCCCGTGACCTCATCCGTTTCGACACCACCAACTACGGCGAGGGCCGTTCGAACGGCGAGGCCGACGCGGCGGAGTACGTCGAGGCGAAGCTCGTCGAGATGGGGCTCGCACCGCAGGTCTTCGAGTCCGATCCCGGTCGCGCCAGCGTCATCGCCCGCGTCGAGGGCGCTGACCCGTCGAAGCCGGCGCTGGTGGTGCACGGTCACCTCGACGTCGTGCCCGCCGACCCGCGCAACTGGACGGTCGACCCGTTCGGCGGCGAGATCCGCGACGGACTGCTCTGGGGCCGCGGCGCGGTCGACATGAAGAACATGGATGCGATGATCCTGACCGCGGTCGGCGACATCCTGGCCGCCGGCGAGCGTCCGGCGCGCGACCTGGTCGTCGCGTTCTTCGCGGACGAGGAGGACGGCGGCCGCCGCGGCTCCCACTACCTGGTCGACACGCACCCCGAGCTGTTCGAGGGCGCGACGGAGGCGATCAGCGAGGTCGGCGGGTACTCGATCGACCTGGCCGGGCGGCGCGCCTACCTGCTGCAGACCGGCGAGAAGTCCCTGGTCTGGATCAAGCTGATCGCGCGGGGGCGGGCGGCGCACGGCTCGCGCCTGATCCGCGACAACGCGATCACGAAGCTCGCCGAGGCGGTCGTCGCCCTCGGGCGCGAGGACTGGCCGGTCCAGCTGACCGCGACGACGACCCGCCTGATCGACGAGCTGGGCCGCCTGCTCGAGGTCGACCCCGAGCGCGTCGGACCCGACGAGGTCGTGCTGCGCACGGGCACCGCGGCCGGCTTCATCCTGGCGACGCTGCGCGCGACCACGAACCCCACGCTCCTCGAGGCCGGGTACAAGCACAACGTGATCCCCGACACGGCGGAGGCGCTGATCGACATCCGCACTCTTCCGGGCGACGAGGATGCGGTGCTCGCGCGGGTGCGCGAGTTGATCGGCGAGGACGTCGAGATCGAGGTCATGCATCGCGACATCGGCCTGGAGGCGGAGTTCGGCGGCGGTCTGGTCGACGCCATCACGGGCACGCTGCAGCGTCACGATCCGGGAGCACCGGTGCTGCCGTACCTCCTCTCCGGCGGCACGGACAACAAGGCGCTCAGCACGCTCGGGATCACCGGGTACGGCTTCGCGCCGCTGAGACTTCCGGCCGAGCTCGACTTCCCCGGCATGTTCCACGGCGTCGACGAGCGGGTGCCGCTCGACGCGCTAGTGTTCGGGAGGACCGTGCTCCGCGACCTGCTGCGCTCCTACTGA
- a CDS encoding cation diffusion facilitator family transporter yields MSRSKRSSSSLFTVLLAFAANILVAIAKTIAAVLTGSASLVAEAAHSWADAGNEVFLIQAERSAAKPRDSAHPGGYGRDSYVWSLFAAVGLFTAGAVVSIMHGVQALSSKEEDTDYLVGYLVLAAAFVFEGISFIQSYRQAHAKASSIGTGTFEHVLRTSNPTLRAVFAEDSAALIGLVIAFFGLLLHELTGNGFWDALGSILIGVLLAVVAVVLIERNRRFLLGEPGSDRAWQTALGMLLEHPEVEKVTYLHLEYVGPERFYLVAAVDLVGDDRESDVAADLERVEAEVEESPWVTEAVLTLSRPGAPALHLEAVPESAD; encoded by the coding sequence GTGTCCCGCAGCAAACGGTCCTCCTCCAGCCTGTTCACCGTGCTGCTCGCCTTCGCGGCGAACATCCTGGTCGCCATCGCGAAGACCATCGCCGCCGTGCTCACCGGCTCCGCGTCGCTCGTCGCCGAGGCGGCCCACTCCTGGGCTGACGCCGGCAACGAGGTCTTCCTCATCCAGGCCGAGCGCTCGGCGGCCAAGCCGCGCGACTCCGCCCATCCGGGAGGCTACGGCCGCGACTCGTACGTCTGGAGCCTGTTCGCCGCCGTCGGGCTGTTCACGGCGGGAGCGGTGGTGTCGATCATGCACGGCGTCCAGGCGCTGTCGTCGAAGGAGGAGGACACCGACTACCTGGTCGGCTACCTGGTGCTCGCCGCGGCGTTCGTCTTCGAGGGCATCTCGTTCATCCAGTCGTACCGCCAGGCCCACGCGAAGGCGTCCTCCATCGGAACGGGGACGTTCGAGCACGTGCTCCGCACCTCCAACCCGACCCTGCGTGCCGTGTTCGCCGAGGACTCGGCGGCTCTCATCGGGCTCGTCATCGCCTTCTTCGGGCTGCTGCTCCACGAGCTCACCGGCAACGGGTTCTGGGACGCGCTGGGGTCCATCCTCATCGGCGTCCTCCTCGCCGTCGTCGCCGTCGTGCTGATCGAGCGCAACCGACGGTTCCTCCTGGGTGAGCCGGGGTCCGACCGGGCCTGGCAGACCGCGCTCGGGATGCTGCTGGAGCATCCCGAGGTCGAGAAGGTCACCTACCTGCACCTGGAGTACGTCGGGCCCGAGCGGTTCTACCTCGTCGCGGCGGTCGACCTCGTGGGCGACGACCGGGAGTCCGACGTCGCCGCGGATCTGGAGCGGGTGGAGGCCGAGGTCGAGGAATCGCCCTGGGTGACCGAGGCGGTCCTGACCCTGTCACGCCCCGGAGCACCCGCGCTGCACCTCGAGGCCGTGCCCGAATCGGCGGACTGA